Proteins co-encoded in one Acidobacteriota bacterium genomic window:
- a CDS encoding glycosyltransferase yields MPRPIKIAYVIDTIVTPSAGTEKQLLMLLHGLDKTRFKPFLICLRDSDWLGRQSLPFDVTTLDVASLLSVQCLRGLRRFRQLHGREQFDIVQTFFDDGNIFGTLAARLAGCRTVISSRRNIGYRHGRMHRFILRRLRRWTNHYLANSTAVAQWTTATEGVVAAKLKVIHNGLDLQAFESVPEGARQRQRAEWGIGDDETLIGALANLRPVKNVESLIEAAAALCPEFSNIKFVVVGEGPERNQYQRFIDNRGLTDRFALVGRYSNVIPCLAAFDIAVMCSKSESFSNSLIEYMAMGLPVAASDVGGNPEAVTHRETGLLYSVEDGASLAGALRELLTDKAMASRLGEKARRDALLKYNTADTLAHHQTYYEQITHRN; encoded by the coding sequence ATGCCACGACCGATCAAAATCGCTTACGTCATCGACACCATCGTCACGCCCTCGGCCGGTACGGAAAAGCAGTTGCTGATGCTGCTGCACGGCCTGGACAAGACCCGATTCAAGCCGTTCCTGATCTGCCTGCGTGACTCCGACTGGCTTGGCCGACAATCGCTTCCTTTCGACGTCACCACGCTCGACGTGGCCAGCCTTCTGAGTGTACAGTGCCTGCGCGGTCTGCGGCGTTTTCGGCAGCTGCACGGCCGGGAGCAGTTTGACATCGTCCAGACGTTTTTCGACGATGGCAACATCTTCGGTACCCTGGCAGCTCGCCTGGCCGGCTGCAGGACCGTCATATCCAGCCGGCGAAACATCGGCTACCGGCACGGCCGGATGCACCGTTTTATTCTGCGGCGGCTCAGGCGGTGGACGAACCACTACCTGGCCAATTCAACTGCTGTCGCTCAGTGGACGACGGCCACCGAAGGCGTCGTCGCGGCGAAACTGAAGGTCATTCACAACGGCCTTGACCTGCAGGCGTTTGAGTCCGTGCCGGAGGGCGCGCGGCAGCGGCAGCGTGCCGAGTGGGGCATCGGCGACGATGAAACTCTCATTGGGGCGCTGGCCAATCTTCGGCCCGTAAAGAACGTTGAATCGCTTATCGAGGCAGCCGCCGCCCTGTGCCCCGAATTCAGCAACATCAAGTTTGTCGTCGTCGGCGAGGGGCCTGAGCGAAATCAGTATCAGCGCTTCATCGATAATCGCGGGCTGACCGACCGGTTCGCGCTCGTGGGCCGATACAGCAACGTCATCCCCTGCCTGGCGGCGTTCGACATCGCCGTGATGTGCTCAAAATCCGAGAGCTTTTCCAATTCCCTGATCGAGTACATGGCGATGGGACTGCCTGTTGCAGCTTCGGACGTCGGCGGCAACCCCGAGGCCGTGACGCACCGTGAAACAGGTCTGCTTTACTCCGTCGAGGACGGCGCCAGCCTCGCCGGTGCCCTCCGGGAACTGCTCACCGACAAAGCGATGGCCTCCCGGCTGGGTGAAAAGGCGCGCCGTGACGCCCTCCTGAAGTATAACACGGCCGATACGCTGGCCCACCACCAGACCTATTACGAGCAGATCACGCACCGCAACTGA
- a CDS encoding glycosyltransferase, with product MNIIHLRASNFYGGPERQLHVHAVRSLGSPYGVTVCSFVEHGLTPRFLKVIASDNVPTHAFDVRNPYDPAAVSALRRYMTQEQTDILCTHDYRSHLIGWLATRGSSTRWLAFSRGWTAENVKVRIYHTIEKMIIRFADHVVAVSDAQRRRLTRRLVPGRKMSVVHNAIDVSSLDNLQAVDLRSHYRFPSEAVICITAGRFSREKGQAFLVRAAAQALDPRPDLRFVLYGDGPDLASVRNLICRLGLQDRVLCPGFETDMMAHVKGADILINPSLSEGLPNVVLEAMALKIPVVATAVGGVPEIIDDGDTGYLVPARDVSAMAAAVVRAASEPKAAAQIAERGRRRVLDRFSFDLQYERLTEIYRKLVP from the coding sequence ATGAACATCATCCACCTGAGAGCCTCTAACTTCTACGGAGGGCCCGAGCGGCAGTTGCACGTTCACGCCGTCAGGTCGCTCGGCTCGCCGTATGGCGTCACCGTCTGCTCTTTTGTCGAGCACGGCTTGACGCCCCGGTTCCTCAAAGTTATCGCGAGCGACAACGTTCCCACGCATGCCTTTGACGTCAGGAATCCGTACGACCCGGCGGCCGTCAGCGCGCTTCGGCGGTACATGACACAGGAGCAGACCGACATCCTGTGCACACACGACTACCGGTCGCACCTCATCGGCTGGCTGGCCACTCGCGGCAGCAGCACCCGGTGGCTCGCCTTCTCCCGGGGCTGGACCGCCGAGAACGTCAAGGTCCGAATCTATCACACGATCGAGAAGATGATCATCAGGTTCGCCGATCACGTCGTTGCCGTCTCGGACGCCCAGCGGCGGCGGCTGACCAGACGCCTCGTGCCGGGCCGCAAGATGTCGGTGGTCCATAATGCGATTGACGTCAGCAGCCTTGACAACCTGCAGGCCGTCGATCTGCGCTCGCACTACCGGTTTCCGTCCGAGGCCGTGATTTGTATCACCGCAGGGCGCTTCAGCAGGGAGAAAGGTCAGGCCTTCCTGGTCAGGGCGGCCGCGCAGGCGCTCGACCCCAGGCCCGACCTGAGGTTTGTCCTGTACGGCGACGGTCCCGACCTGGCATCGGTCAGAAATCTCATTTGCCGGCTGGGCCTGCAGGACCGCGTGCTCTGCCCCGGCTTCGAAACCGATATGATGGCTCACGTCAAGGGTGCCGATATCCTGATCAACCCGTCTCTGTCCGAAGGACTGCCCAACGTTGTCCTCGAGGCTATGGCGCTGAAGATACCGGTAGTCGCAACGGCCGTCGGAGGCGTGCCTGAGATCATCGACGACGGGGACACCGGTTACCTCGTCCCGGCAAGAGACGTCTCGGCCATGGCCGCAGCCGTCGTCCGCGCCGCCTCAGAACCCAAGGCGGCCGCCCAGATCGCCGAACGAGGCCGCCGGAGAGTCCTCGACCGATTCAGTTTCGACCTGCAGTACGAGAGATTGACGGAGATATATCGAAAACTGGTTCCCTGA